Proteins encoded in a region of the Puniceibacterium sp. IMCC21224 genome:
- the betA gene encoding choline dehydrogenase, producing the protein MDADFVIVGAGSAGCAMAYRLAEVGRDVLVIEHGGSDAGPFINMPGALSCPMNMKMYDWGYQSEPEPHLGGRRLACPRGKVIGGSSSINGMVYVRGHAMDYDHWRETGADGWGYADVLPYFRRMEHWHGGQSPWRGTDGPLHVSRGKRDNPLVQAFVEAGVQAGYEATEDYNGAQQEGFGPMEATIHNGERWSAAKAYLRPAQKRGARVVRALAQRVVMRDGRAVGVEVLRGGRIEVITARREVVLAASSLNSPKLLMLSGVGPAAHLAEHGIPVVADRPGVGQNLQDHLELYIQMQATQPVSLFKYWNLLGKAYVGARWLLRRDGPGASNQFESAAFVRSAAGVPYPDIQYHFLPLAVRYDGKVAAGGHGFQAHVGPMRSKSRGAVTLRSADPGDAPVIRFNYMSDPDDWRDFRTCIRLTREIFGQAAFAPYAGAEIQPGAAVLSDADLDAFITEHAESAYHPCGTCRMGRADDANAVVDPQGRVIGVDGLRVSDSSIFPRITNGNLNAPSIMVGEKIADHVLGRSLPPSNDQPWISPRWETAQR; encoded by the coding sequence ATGGACGCGGATTTTGTAATCGTGGGGGCCGGGTCGGCGGGGTGTGCCATGGCGTACCGGTTGGCCGAGGTAGGCAGGGACGTGTTGGTGATCGAGCATGGCGGATCGGACGCCGGGCCGTTCATCAACATGCCCGGCGCGCTCAGCTGTCCGATGAACATGAAGATGTACGACTGGGGCTATCAGAGCGAACCCGAGCCGCATCTGGGCGGCCGCCGACTGGCCTGTCCGCGTGGCAAGGTGATCGGCGGATCCTCCAGCATCAACGGTATGGTGTATGTGCGCGGTCACGCGATGGATTATGATCACTGGCGCGAAACCGGCGCCGACGGCTGGGGCTATGCCGATGTGCTGCCCTATTTCCGCCGGATGGAGCATTGGCACGGCGGCCAATCGCCCTGGCGCGGAACTGATGGCCCGTTGCATGTGAGCCGGGGCAAACGCGACAACCCGCTGGTGCAGGCCTTTGTCGAGGCAGGTGTGCAGGCGGGCTATGAGGCGACCGAGGATTACAACGGCGCACAACAAGAGGGGTTTGGCCCGATGGAGGCCACGATCCACAACGGCGAACGCTGGTCAGCCGCCAAGGCCTATCTGCGTCCGGCGCAGAAGCGGGGGGCGCGTGTGGTGCGGGCGCTGGCGCAGCGCGTCGTGATGCGGGACGGGCGCGCGGTCGGAGTCGAAGTGCTGCGCGGCGGTCGGATTGAGGTGATCACGGCGCGCCGTGAGGTTGTGTTGGCGGCATCTTCGCTGAACTCCCCCAAGTTGTTGATGCTGTCGGGCGTGGGGCCTGCGGCACATCTGGCCGAACATGGTATCCCGGTTGTCGCGGACAGGCCCGGTGTCGGGCAGAATTTGCAGGACCATCTTGAGCTGTATATCCAGATGCAGGCGACCCAGCCGGTGTCTCTGTTCAAATACTGGAACCTGCTGGGAAAAGCATATGTCGGGGCCCGCTGGCTGCTGCGCCGCGACGGGCCGGGGGCGTCGAACCAGTTTGAATCGGCGGCCTTTGTCCGCTCTGCCGCCGGGGTGCCCTATCCGGACATCCAGTATCACTTTCTGCCGCTGGCGGTGCGCTACGACGGCAAAGTGGCGGCCGGCGGGCACGGGTTTCAGGCGCATGTCGGGCCGATGCGGTCCAAGTCGCGCGGCGCGGTCACATTGCGATCTGCCGATCCGGGGGACGCGCCAGTGATCCGGTTCAACTACATGAGTGATCCGGACGACTGGCGCGATTTTCGCACCTGCATCCGCCTCACGCGCGAGATTTTTGGTCAGGCGGCGTTCGCGCCCTACGCGGGGGCGGAAATCCAGCCCGGTGCAGCCGTGCTGTCGGATGCCGATCTGGACGCCTTCATTACCGAACACGCCGAGAGCGCCTATCATCCCTGCGGCACCTGCCGGATGGGACGGGCGGACGATGCGAATGCGGTTGTGGACCCGCAAGGCCGGGTGATCGGAGTCGACGGTTTGAGGGTGTCGGATTCTTCGATTTTCCCACGCATCACCAACGGAAACCTCAACGCGCCGTCGATTATGGTCGGGGAGAA
- the betB gene encoding betaine-aldehyde dehydrogenase: protein MTYPTQPKASHYIDGAYVDDTSGDVIDVIYPATGEVIAKVHAATPAIVEQAMVAAQKGQKIWAAMTGTERGRVLRRAADIMRERNHDLSVLETWDTGKPYQETSVADATSGADALEYFGGLAGSLTGEHIQLGENWVYTRREPLGLCVGIGAWNYPTQIACWKGAPALACGNAMIFKPSETTPLCALKVAEILTEAGLPNGVYNVVQGMGAVGASLVTDPRVDKVSLTGSVPTGRKVYAAAAAGIKHVTMELGGKSPLVVFDDADLEDAVGGAILANFYSSGQVCSNGTRVFVQKGIRARFVARLAERLGDAVIGDPMDPNTSFGPMVSERQLQIVLGYIDKGVAEGARLVCGGERIDKKGFWITPAIFDGVTDDMAIAREEIFGPVLSVLEFSDEDEVIARANDTEFGLAAGVFTQDLKRAHRVVAQFEAGTCFINSYNDAPVEAPFGGMKASGVGRENSKAAIEHYSQLKTVFVRMGKVEAPF from the coding sequence ATGACTTATCCCACCCAACCCAAAGCCAGCCACTACATCGACGGCGCCTATGTCGACGATACCAGTGGCGACGTGATCGACGTAATCTATCCAGCCACCGGTGAGGTTATTGCCAAAGTCCATGCGGCCACTCCCGCGATTGTCGAGCAGGCGATGGTTGCTGCGCAAAAGGGGCAAAAGATCTGGGCGGCGATGACCGGGACCGAGCGTGGCCGCGTTCTGCGCCGCGCTGCCGACATCATGCGCGAACGAAACCATGATCTGTCGGTGCTGGAGACCTGGGACACTGGCAAACCTTATCAGGAAACCTCGGTCGCGGATGCCACAAGCGGCGCCGACGCGCTGGAGTATTTCGGCGGTCTGGCAGGATCGCTGACTGGCGAACATATCCAGCTTGGCGAAAACTGGGTCTATACGCGGCGCGAGCCTTTGGGCCTGTGTGTGGGGATCGGGGCATGGAATTATCCGACGCAGATCGCCTGCTGGAAGGGCGCCCCGGCGCTGGCCTGCGGCAATGCGATGATTTTCAAGCCGTCCGAGACAACGCCGCTCTGCGCGCTCAAGGTGGCCGAGATCCTGACCGAAGCGGGCCTGCCCAATGGCGTCTATAACGTGGTGCAGGGCATGGGCGCGGTTGGCGCGTCATTGGTCACCGACCCCCGCGTCGACAAGGTGTCGTTGACCGGATCTGTGCCGACGGGCCGCAAGGTCTATGCTGCTGCCGCTGCAGGCATCAAGCATGTGACGATGGAATTGGGTGGCAAGTCACCGCTGGTGGTCTTTGACGATGCAGACCTTGAGGATGCCGTGGGCGGGGCCATTCTGGCCAATTTCTATTCCTCGGGGCAGGTCTGCTCCAACGGCACGCGGGTCTTTGTTCAAAAGGGCATCCGCGCACGGTTTGTGGCCCGACTGGCTGAACGTTTGGGTGACGCTGTGATCGGCGATCCGATGGACCCAAACACCAGCTTTGGCCCCATGGTGTCCGAGCGGCAGTTGCAGATTGTACTGGGCTATATCGACAAGGGCGTCGCCGAGGGTGCGCGACTGGTCTGTGGCGGAGAACGCATTGATAAAAAAGGGTTCTGGATCACACCTGCGATCTTTGACGGGGTGACCGACGACATGGCCATCGCGCGGGAAGAGATCTTTGGCCCAGTGCTCTCGGTGCTCGAATTCTCGGATGAAGACGAGGTGATCGCCCGCGCCAATGACACTGAATTTGGTCTGGCAGCGGGGGTGTTTACCCAGGATCTGAAACGCGCGCACCGCGTGGTCGCGCAGTTCGAGGCGGGGACCTGTTTCATCAATTCCTACAACGACGCGCCGGTCGAGGCACCGTTCGGGGGCATGAAGGCCTCGGGTGTGGGCCGCGAGAATTCAAAGGCGGCGATTGAGCATTATTCGCAGCTCAAGACTGTGTTTGTGCGCATGGGAAAGGTAGAGGCGCCGTTCTGA